In the genome of Chrysiogenes arsenatis DSM 11915, one region contains:
- the gshA gene encoding glutamate--cysteine ligase, which translates to MRQPWRFHPETLPNDLAKHLGLGKHGLEKEALRITQNGALALTPHPVGLGSPLHCPYITTDFSESQPEFITPPFDTPRAAYEFLQEIHAFAVTAAGDELLWTASMPPRLPDEAAIPIARYGDTPSAKSKEIYRRGLALRYGKAIQMVCGVHYNFSFCEALWPLLHQYTQSREPLPAFINRHYFALARNFLRYRWLVIYLFGASAAVDASYTPKALQQMELFDGETYYQPYATSLRMSRLGYSNAEGAELSISFNSLEQYIADLRRAIATPHPPYAAFGLSQNGEPHQLSVNQLQIENEYYAPIRVKRTPHGEESSLDALEKRGVAYIEVRASDLDPFNPCGVDYHRLYFMHTMLVTCLLQESPYLSTEAMQEIDQNQYRVAHEGRMPGFTVTHGGAPLPLAEIGTALLNDMMQVAALLDAAAGTVCHSSAVAAQFGKLTQPDLCPSAQMLKEMREHTCSYLEFGLKQARKYREIYLQGSMNPTLQALLQCPECQLAFDEV; encoded by the coding sequence ATGCGGCAACCGTGGCGATTCCACCCCGAAACCCTGCCGAATGATCTTGCGAAACACCTTGGGCTCGGAAAGCACGGGTTGGAAAAAGAGGCGTTGCGCATCACGCAAAACGGTGCACTTGCCCTGACGCCACACCCTGTTGGTCTTGGCAGTCCACTCCATTGCCCGTACATTACGACCGATTTTTCGGAAAGCCAGCCCGAATTTATCACGCCGCCATTCGATACCCCGCGTGCCGCGTACGAATTTCTTCAGGAAATTCACGCTTTTGCCGTGACGGCAGCGGGAGATGAGCTGTTGTGGACGGCCAGTATGCCGCCACGTTTGCCAGACGAAGCCGCTATTCCGATAGCGCGCTACGGCGATACGCCCTCGGCCAAAAGCAAGGAAATCTACCGACGTGGTTTGGCGCTGCGCTATGGCAAGGCGATTCAGATGGTATGCGGTGTCCACTACAATTTTTCGTTTTGTGAAGCACTGTGGCCATTACTGCATCAATACACGCAGAGCCGTGAACCGTTACCAGCATTTATCAACCGTCACTACTTCGCACTGGCACGGAACTTTTTGCGCTATCGTTGGCTGGTGATCTACCTTTTTGGTGCATCGGCGGCGGTTGACGCTTCCTACACTCCGAAAGCGCTGCAACAGATGGAACTGTTTGATGGTGAAACCTATTATCAGCCGTATGCCACTTCGCTGCGGATGAGCCGTCTGGGTTACTCGAATGCCGAAGGAGCCGAGCTGTCGATCAGCTTTAATTCGCTGGAGCAGTATATTGCCGACTTACGGCGCGCCATTGCGACGCCGCATCCGCCGTATGCAGCCTTTGGTTTGTCGCAGAATGGCGAGCCGCATCAACTCAGCGTCAATCAACTGCAAATTGAAAACGAATACTACGCGCCGATTCGCGTAAAGCGGACGCCGCACGGCGAAGAAAGCTCGTTGGATGCGCTGGAAAAGCGTGGTGTCGCGTATATCGAAGTGCGCGCATCCGATCTTGATCCCTTTAATCCGTGCGGTGTCGACTACCATCGCCTGTATTTCATGCACACGATGCTGGTCACATGTCTGCTGCAGGAAAGTCCGTATTTAAGCACTGAAGCGATGCAGGAGATAGATCAAAACCAGTACCGTGTTGCCCATGAAGGGCGCATGCCGGGCTTTACCGTGACGCACGGTGGGGCGCCGCTACCTTTGGCAGAAATTGGCACGGCACTCCTGAATGATATGATGCAAGTGGCCGCACTGCTTGATGCCGCAGCGGGGACGGTGTGCCACAGTAGTGCGGTGGCCGCGCAATTTGGCAAACTCACGCAGCCCGATCTCTGCCCCTCGGCGCAAATGCTCAAGGAAATGCGCGAACATACCTGTAGCTATCTGGAATTTGGCCTGAAGCAAGCACGCAAGTATCGGGAAATTTATTTGCAAGGTTCAATGAACCCGACGCTGCAGGCGCTTCTACAGTGTCCTGAGTGTCAACTGGCATTTGATGAGGTATAA
- a CDS encoding ectoine synthase: MLIRRLEGAEGNERDVIAENGQWRSQRLLLKDDQMGFSFHITTIYAGKDNFFHYKNHLESVYCISGEGEIEELDNGTVHQIRPGTVYALDKHDRHRLRAFSEMTMACVFNPPVSGREVHGPDGAYPADVD; the protein is encoded by the coding sequence ATGTTGATACGTCGACTGGAGGGAGCCGAAGGCAACGAGCGCGATGTTATAGCCGAAAACGGCCAGTGGCGCAGTCAGCGGCTGCTGCTCAAAGATGACCAGATGGGGTTTTCTTTCCACATCACCACGATCTATGCCGGCAAAGACAACTTTTTCCATTACAAAAATCACCTAGAATCCGTCTATTGCATCAGCGGCGAAGGGGAAATTGAAGAACTGGATAACGGCACCGTGCACCAAATCCGCCCCGGCACCGTATATGCGCTCGACAAACACGACCGCCACCGCCTGCGTGCGTTTAGCGAAATGACGATGGCCTGCGTTTTTAACCCACCCGTTTCGGGTCGTGAAGTGCACGGGCCGGACGGGGCGTATCCGGCGGATGTTGATTGA
- a CDS encoding YifB family Mg chelatase-like AAA ATPase, producing MIVNLPTVMLDGIHSTRITIQVSSSQGMLPSLIITGLPDTGLKESRERVESAIRAVGHKVPPRKITINLAPADIRKKGTHFDLPLAIALLSHLGAVPPIVEGTTLVGELGLDGTLHGGTWINGLLIACYELGFTKVLIPQDCCELICFGNVGLELIPVATLGEAIRVLNGEIRVEPFTPPDVPYGDSESTTDFAHIIGQSHGVQGALIAACGHHNLLLSGPPGIGKSMIAQALTGILPPLDTDDYMAVLKIHSAAGFPYQQRSRKLRAPHSSASLVALIGGSHGPGEISLAHHSILLLDEMPEFNRAALDALRQPLETGTIHISRSSSKQCYPAEILLVGTMNLCPCGKTGADDLQCTCKEYDRIRYQAKLSEPLLDRIDLHLSLRKESTQATNPTSAELAEQVARCRAVQLERQGCLNGKLSGEAMREQCALAPELDELLRRATTQYALSRRAIDRIVRVARTLSDMRPIPQIDRAALLQALNYRRR from the coding sequence TTGATAGTCAATCTGCCGACCGTCATGCTGGACGGTATCCATTCCACCCGCATCACTATTCAGGTGTCAAGCTCACAGGGGATGCTCCCTTCGCTCATCATTACCGGCCTTCCCGATACTGGCCTGAAAGAGAGCCGCGAACGGGTGGAGTCGGCTATCAGGGCAGTAGGACATAAAGTTCCGCCACGCAAAATAACTATCAATCTGGCACCTGCCGACATTCGTAAAAAGGGAACTCACTTCGATTTACCACTTGCCATCGCGCTCCTCAGCCATCTTGGGGCAGTGCCGCCGATTGTTGAAGGGACGACGTTGGTCGGCGAGCTGGGTTTAGACGGTACCTTGCACGGCGGTACGTGGATAAACGGTTTGCTGATTGCCTGCTATGAGCTTGGCTTCACGAAAGTGCTTATTCCGCAAGACTGTTGTGAGTTGATTTGCTTTGGCAATGTTGGACTCGAACTGATCCCCGTTGCGACCCTTGGTGAAGCGATTCGCGTTTTGAATGGCGAAATTCGCGTCGAACCATTCACGCCGCCCGACGTGCCTTATGGCGATTCCGAGAGCACTACCGATTTCGCGCATATCATCGGGCAAAGCCACGGCGTGCAGGGCGCTCTGATTGCAGCCTGCGGCCACCATAACCTTCTTTTGAGCGGCCCGCCGGGCATTGGCAAAAGCATGATTGCTCAAGCGTTGACAGGAATACTTCCGCCGCTTGACACCGACGACTATATGGCAGTATTAAAGATTCACAGCGCCGCTGGATTTCCCTATCAGCAGCGCAGTCGCAAACTGCGGGCGCCGCATTCGTCGGCGAGTCTAGTGGCATTGATTGGAGGGAGTCATGGGCCGGGAGAAATCAGCTTGGCACATCACTCTATTTTGCTGCTCGACGAAATGCCTGAATTTAATCGCGCCGCACTCGATGCCTTGCGACAACCGCTCGAAACAGGGACGATTCATATCTCGCGCTCATCGTCCAAACAGTGCTATCCGGCGGAAATTTTGCTTGTAGGCACCATGAACCTTTGCCCGTGTGGCAAAACTGGAGCTGACGATTTGCAGTGTACCTGCAAAGAATATGACCGGATTCGCTATCAGGCGAAACTGAGCGAGCCACTGCTCGATCGGATAGACCTGCATCTATCGCTGCGCAAAGAGAGCACGCAAGCGACCAACCCCACTTCTGCGGAACTAGCGGAGCAGGTTGCGCGATGCCGCGCCGTCCAACTGGAGCGTCAAGGGTGTTTGAATGGAAAACTGAGCGGTGAAGCGATGCGCGAACAGTGCGCTCTTGCACCCGAACTAGACGAGTTGCTGCGCCGTGCGACCACGCAATATGCCCTCTCGCGGCGTGCCATTGACCGCATTGTGCGCGTGGCGCGAACCCTCAGCGATATGCGACCAATACCGCAGATTGACCGTGCTGCACTTTTGCAAGCACTCAATTACCGAAGACGATAA
- the ectB gene encoding diaminobutyrate--2-oxoglutarate transaminase encodes MRIFEQMESQVRGYIRSFPAIFDRAKGSYLYDEQGNEYIDFFAGAGTLNYGHNNDRVSNALIEYIQKDGVVHGLDMATSAKKRFLNKLHETVFAPRNLEYKVQFTGPTGTNSVESALKLARMIKNRSNIVAFTNGFHGLSMGSLAVTGNNFYRDEAHISRSNVSFMPYDGYFGPDVNTLDYLRKFLEDGSSGLDLPAAMIVETIQAEGGINVASVEWLQGLQQICHEFDILLIVDDIQVGNGRSGTFFSFERAGIFPDMVTLSKSIGGGLPLALLLMRPELDQWKPGEHTGTFRGNNLAFVASVETLAYWDNNDLSDAIQYKEAIIREELEKIAAKYPDLNAAVRGLGMIYGLEIPELGFAKEVSRIAFTKGLVIELSGASDQVVKLLPPLTIDETTLRSGLALIDETIGEIIATKQERLSGEF; translated from the coding sequence ATGCGTATTTTTGAACAGATGGAGTCACAAGTCCGAGGCTATATCCGATCCTTTCCCGCCATATTTGATCGCGCGAAAGGGTCGTACCTCTATGACGAACAAGGCAACGAATACATCGATTTTTTTGCCGGAGCCGGTACTTTAAATTACGGACACAACAACGACCGCGTCAGCAACGCCCTGATTGAGTATATCCAGAAGGATGGCGTCGTCCATGGACTCGACATGGCAACATCGGCCAAAAAACGATTCCTGAACAAACTCCACGAAACCGTTTTTGCACCACGTAACCTCGAATATAAAGTGCAGTTTACCGGCCCTACCGGTACCAATTCCGTAGAATCGGCACTCAAACTCGCCCGCATGATAAAAAATCGTTCCAATATCGTCGCGTTCACCAACGGCTTTCACGGCCTGAGCATGGGATCGCTGGCCGTTACCGGCAATAACTTCTACCGAGACGAAGCACACATCAGCCGCAGTAATGTCAGCTTTATGCCGTACGACGGCTATTTCGGCCCCGATGTCAACACACTCGACTACCTGCGCAAGTTTCTGGAAGACGGCAGCAGCGGACTTGACCTTCCGGCAGCGATGATTGTCGAAACCATTCAGGCCGAAGGTGGTATTAACGTTGCCAGCGTCGAATGGCTGCAAGGGCTCCAGCAAATCTGCCATGAGTTCGACATTCTGCTGATCGTTGATGATATCCAAGTTGGCAATGGCCGCAGCGGCACCTTCTTTAGCTTTGAGCGGGCAGGAATTTTCCCTGACATGGTTACCCTTTCCAAGTCAATCGGTGGCGGCTTGCCGCTGGCACTGCTTTTGATGCGCCCAGAACTCGACCAATGGAAACCCGGCGAACACACCGGCACGTTCCGTGGCAATAACCTCGCGTTCGTTGCGTCTGTCGAAACGCTGGCGTATTGGGATAACAACGACCTGAGCGACGCCATTCAGTACAAAGAAGCGATCATTCGCGAAGAACTGGAAAAAATCGCCGCGAAATATCCCGACCTGAACGCTGCGGTACGCGGACTCGGCATGATTTACGGGCTGGAAATCCCAGAACTCGGCTTTGCCAAAGAAGTATCACGCATTGCCTTTACCAAAGGGCTGGTGATCGAACTTTCCGGCGCAAGCGATCAGGTGGTCAAGCTGCTACCACCACTGACCATTGACGAAACCACCTTGCGCAGTGGACTTGCCTTGATCGACGAAACCATTGGCGAGATCATCGCCACCAAGCAAGAGCGCCTGAGCGGGGAGTTTTAA
- the rdgB gene encoding RdgB/HAM1 family non-canonical purine NTP pyrophosphatase gives MQVILASHNQKKLIELQAILADLGFSIATPKQLGIELPEVEEDGDTFEANALKKARSAFAATGIPALADDSGICVSALDGAPGVYSARYSGVGASDEANNDTLLKALSGVPDRHAWFACAIAFVDQAGEMVATGECHGTILHAPDGGGGFGYDPLFLPDGQAQTFAALPHDIKNRISHRYRALEAFRKQYAGQSV, from the coding sequence ATGCAAGTTATTCTCGCTTCCCACAATCAGAAAAAACTCATCGAACTGCAGGCGATTCTTGCTGATCTTGGCTTTTCGATAGCAACCCCGAAACAACTTGGCATCGAACTTCCTGAAGTGGAAGAAGATGGCGACACGTTTGAAGCGAACGCCCTGAAAAAGGCGCGTAGCGCGTTTGCCGCTACCGGAATTCCAGCGTTGGCTGACGACAGTGGTATTTGCGTGTCGGCACTCGATGGCGCCCCTGGCGTCTATTCGGCGCGCTATAGTGGCGTGGGTGCGAGCGACGAAGCCAATAACGATACGTTGCTCAAAGCGCTTAGTGGAGTGCCAGATCGTCATGCGTGGTTTGCTTGTGCCATTGCGTTTGTCGATCAAGCGGGCGAAATGGTGGCGACGGGTGAATGTCACGGCACCATTTTGCACGCTCCAGACGGTGGCGGCGGCTTTGGATATGATCCCCTTTTCCTTCCTGATGGGCAGGCGCAGACGTTTGCTGCTCTGCCGCACGATATAAAAAATCGGATATCGCACCGGTATCGTGCGCTGGAAGCCTTTCGTAAACAATATGCAGGGCAATCTGTATGA
- a CDS encoding DUF4143 domain-containing protein — translation MYASDNGFLSLGQSISANHGKLLENLICNELQKNGYEIYFYHKEVECDFIARKADRTIAIQVCYELNEHNQKRELNGLLKLPFAVDERVIIT, via the coding sequence CTGTACGCGAGCGACAACGGGTTCCTGAGCCTTGGCCAGAGCATTTCGGCAAATCATGGGAAACTGCTCGAAAACCTTATATGCAACGAACTCCAGAAAAACGGTTATGAAATCTATTTTTACCACAAAGAAGTTGAATGCGACTTTATCGCCCGCAAAGCGGATCGAACCATTGCTATCCAGGTCTGTTACGAACTGAATGAACACAACCAGAAAAGAGAATTGAATGGCCTGCTGAAGCTTCCATTTGCCGTCGATGAGCGGGTTATTATCACCTAG
- a CDS encoding glutaredoxin domain-containing protein encodes MQWKKITTYTKDYCPYCHKAKALLKDLGVPFTDIDVTHDEETYRAVKMRSGLNTVPQIFAGDTCLGGFSDIDALHKTGKLLPALQQKA; translated from the coding sequence ATGCAATGGAAAAAAATCACCACCTACACCAAAGATTACTGCCCCTATTGCCATAAAGCCAAAGCGCTTCTGAAGGATCTTGGTGTCCCGTTTACCGATATCGACGTGACCCATGACGAAGAAACCTATCGCGCAGTTAAAATGCGCTCCGGTTTGAATACCGTGCCACAGATTTTTGCTGGCGACACCTGTCTGGGCGGATTCAGCGATATCGACGCGCTGCACAAAACGGGGAAACTGTTGCCCGCGCTTCAGCAAAAAGCCTAG
- the rph gene encoding ribonuclease PH, with protein MRQGRTPQELRPITIQRQFTKYAEGSVLFSSGDTVVLCNATIEERVPRFLQGKNQGWITAEYSMLPRATGQRTKREARSGSQSGRTQEIQRLIGRSLRSVVDLKAMPNITITLDCDVLQADGGTRCAAINGACVALADAIDILLERQKITTSPLCDTVGAISAGIYQDWPILDLDYLEDSTAMVDMNFVMTGRGLLVEVQGTAEEKPFSKDDMDTMYQLGSDGIAQISALQYHHLPQRVQEALRHHA; from the coding sequence ATGCGTCAAGGACGAACACCACAGGAATTACGCCCCATCACCATTCAGCGCCAGTTTACAAAATATGCCGAAGGGAGCGTCCTGTTTTCCAGTGGTGACACGGTCGTACTCTGCAATGCGACCATAGAAGAGCGAGTCCCTCGATTTTTGCAGGGAAAAAACCAAGGCTGGATAACTGCCGAATACTCGATGCTGCCACGCGCCACGGGGCAACGGACGAAGCGCGAAGCGCGCAGCGGCTCGCAAAGCGGACGCACGCAGGAGATTCAGCGCCTTATTGGGCGGAGCCTACGCAGTGTGGTTGACCTAAAAGCCATGCCGAACATTACGATTACGCTCGATTGTGACGTTTTACAAGCCGATGGCGGCACCCGTTGTGCGGCGATTAACGGCGCGTGCGTGGCTCTTGCCGACGCGATCGATATTCTTTTAGAACGCCAGAAAATCACCACGTCGCCACTGTGCGATACGGTTGGCGCAATCAGTGCCGGAATTTATCAGGACTGGCCGATTCTGGATCTTGATTACCTTGAAGATAGCACCGCCATGGTTGATATGAATTTTGTCATGACCGGCCGCGGATTGCTGGTCGAAGTACAGGGAACGGCGGAAGAAAAGCCTTTCTCGAAAGACGATATGGACACGATGTACCAGCTCGGAAGCGATGGTATCGCGCAAATTAGTGCGCTGCAGTATCACCATTTACCACAACGGGTACAAGAAGCACTCCGCCACCACGCATAG
- a CDS encoding Crp/Fnr family transcriptional regulator encodes MAKSDVLFYRKGTIVFEEGDNSRDVFVIKSGRFEVFKKVGGKVITIAIVEPGAIIGEMAFIDNKPRSAGIRAYEDGYLIRISEDQLRREIGSMPKWLGSLFKVLSSRVRSTSEELAKLSYNNWVTMANTLEQDFPKNPTFRFTDYEGDKVYIHCDATGIDVEDSIDLKGIVSTYLTVGRKKFFIDLSSLLSFEMFSVGVIYSIVIAIQQCGGEVTLSIRSGLFNRFIDVYDTTDLDKACLYSENENEALQKYLGDIMGLNERFRTTKVCGYCAYENDTKSRYCISCGASFVGYTVDKLFSKIKGRVKVTREQPLIPLISPSQVTLYPLCIEGMASRVKGLVMKIAPDHIEIVAKNPVPKDQLYGLDFQLSDRAMKLIGLLVKIEAPQGQRNMVLRFDLVKANKNELDVIAAIVTKARS; translated from the coding sequence ATGGCAAAATCGGATGTTCTCTTTTACCGGAAAGGGACTATCGTCTTTGAAGAAGGCGATAATTCGCGCGATGTCTTTGTCATCAAAAGTGGCCGCTTCGAAGTTTTCAAAAAAGTTGGCGGCAAAGTCATTACGATTGCTATCGTTGAACCTGGGGCAATTATTGGCGAAATGGCGTTTATTGACAACAAGCCCCGCAGTGCTGGCATCCGCGCCTACGAAGATGGCTACCTGATTCGCATCAGCGAAGATCAACTTCGCCGCGAAATCGGCAGCATGCCCAAGTGGCTGGGATCGTTGTTCAAAGTCCTTTCCTCACGCGTTCGCTCCACTTCCGAAGAACTCGCTAAACTCAGCTACAACAACTGGGTTACGATGGCCAACACGCTGGAACAAGATTTCCCGAAAAACCCAACCTTCCGCTTTACCGATTACGAAGGCGACAAAGTGTACATTCACTGCGATGCCACGGGGATCGATGTCGAAGACAGTATCGACCTGAAAGGGATTGTTTCCACCTACTTGACAGTTGGCCGGAAAAAGTTTTTTATCGACCTCAGCTCTCTTCTGAGTTTTGAAATGTTCAGCGTTGGTGTTATTTATTCGATTGTGATTGCTATTCAGCAATGCGGTGGCGAAGTCACGCTTTCCATCCGCTCCGGCCTTTTCAACCGGTTCATTGACGTATACGATACGACAGATCTCGATAAAGCCTGCCTCTACAGTGAAAACGAAAACGAAGCACTGCAAAAATATCTTGGCGATATCATGGGTCTGAACGAACGGTTCCGCACGACAAAAGTTTGCGGCTATTGCGCCTACGAGAATGACACCAAATCGCGCTACTGCATATCGTGTGGAGCGAGCTTTGTTGGCTATACCGTCGATAAACTCTTTTCAAAAATTAAAGGTCGCGTGAAAGTCACCCGCGAACAACCACTGATTCCACTGATTTCCCCATCGCAGGTCACGCTCTACCCTTTGTGTATCGAAGGGATGGCATCGCGCGTAAAAGGGTTGGTAATGAAAATCGCCCCCGACCATATTGAAATTGTGGCCAAGAATCCTGTCCCCAAAGACCAACTCTACGGGCTTGACTTCCAGTTGAGCGACCGCGCCATGAAGCTCATCGGGCTTTTAGTGAAAATCGAAGCACCCCAAGGGCAGCGCAATATGGTGCTCCGCTTTGATCTGGTAAAGGCCAATAAAAACGAGCTTGATGTAATCGCCGCTATCGTGACAAAGGCGCGCTCTTGA
- the ectA gene encoding diaminobutyrate acetyltransferase — protein MGLTETSDPSTVHFSPPTLADGAEVYQLIKASPPLDVNSQYCYHIVCEHFAKTSVVARLDGAIVGFISGYTLPQHDDILFIWQVAVSTKARGKQLASRMLQEIIARPRAVTIRFLHTTISPSNIPSQKLFLAFARSANAPMREREFLDARVFGEGHESEMLYEIGPIRHVNSKPIK, from the coding sequence ATGGGACTGACAGAAACATCTGATCCGTCTACGGTTCACTTTTCTCCGCCTACATTGGCTGATGGCGCAGAAGTTTATCAACTCATCAAAGCCTCGCCTCCGCTCGATGTTAATTCACAATACTGCTACCACATCGTTTGCGAACACTTTGCGAAAACCAGCGTGGTGGCGCGTCTTGACGGCGCAATTGTCGGGTTTATCAGTGGCTATACGCTGCCACAACACGATGACATTCTGTTTATTTGGCAGGTCGCCGTCTCCACAAAAGCGCGGGGCAAACAGTTAGCATCGCGGATGTTGCAAGAAATCATCGCACGTCCACGCGCGGTGACGATCCGCTTTCTGCACACGACCATTAGTCCGTCGAACATTCCGTCGCAAAAGCTTTTTCTGGCATTCGCACGAAGCGCCAACGCGCCCATGCGCGAGCGGGAATTTTTGGATGCACGCGTTTTTGGCGAGGGGCATGAAAGCGAAATGCTCTACGAAATCGGCCCGATCCGGCACGTGAATAGTAAACCAATCAAATAA
- a CDS encoding PepSY-associated TM helix domain-containing protein: MRYFFRLSRFLHKYIGLFLLLYFLAMGVSGLLLAHPQLIRTLHVPWSFLPDNYIPDNWNRMYARTGAVIDDTSGRVLLLAGKAGIEYSRDGGHTFDPLSHGLPSSYYERDVTALHVEHEASGSPVLYAATRGGLFRMEWHERVWQQVTLPNHGTDPVVDLIRTPQHLIAVTPYALFRSEAGADHFTPVAFDILTPEPRQVAWFRILHDIHNGAIFGFVGKRVVDILGISLIFFCITGALLWYVPWHNRQFTNKRIQPAGGFVFSWRYHLKIGIWVGAFMAISALSGALLRPPLLIAVAPYSVSQENPWLAFSERGSGFGGKMQRGIYSSANNSIIVATEGGFFEAPAHLNAPFIPLHIPVMVHGMGTTVLREVEDGGILIGSFSGLFLWHPQQDAVWRLPRPGLQGTNPFMSNDLVSGIVMLGAYPYWRIDYHDGLLPLLPDRPAHAATMPARVIEQSPMSLWHYLFEFHNGRIFEKWLGNGYMLIVPLGGLLLMILCLTGIFDWCYRKVKRKSHTVT, encoded by the coding sequence GTGCGTTATTTTTTCCGCCTTTCGCGTTTTCTTCACAAATATATCGGTCTGTTTTTGCTGCTTTATTTTCTTGCTATGGGGGTCAGCGGCTTACTACTCGCCCATCCGCAACTCATCCGTACCCTGCATGTTCCATGGTCGTTCCTGCCTGACAATTACATTCCCGACAATTGGAATCGCATGTATGCCCGCACCGGAGCAGTGATTGACGATACCAGTGGTCGCGTGCTGCTGCTGGCGGGAAAAGCTGGCATTGAATACAGTCGTGACGGTGGACACACGTTTGATCCGCTTTCGCATGGTTTGCCTTCGTCATACTACGAACGCGATGTCACGGCACTGCATGTGGAGCACGAAGCCAGCGGATCACCGGTCTTATATGCCGCAACACGTGGTGGACTGTTCCGCATGGAGTGGCACGAGCGAGTATGGCAGCAGGTGACGCTGCCAAATCATGGCACAGACCCCGTAGTGGATCTGATTCGCACACCACAACACCTGATAGCGGTTACGCCATACGCACTCTTTCGGAGCGAGGCAGGTGCGGATCATTTTACGCCAGTAGCATTTGATATTCTGACGCCGGAGCCGCGCCAAGTAGCATGGTTTCGCATTCTACATGACATACATAACGGCGCGATATTCGGGTTTGTCGGAAAACGTGTTGTCGATATCCTCGGTATTTCCCTGATTTTTTTCTGCATTACTGGCGCGCTGCTGTGGTATGTGCCATGGCATAATCGTCAGTTTACCAATAAGCGGATTCAGCCGGCGGGTGGTTTTGTTTTCAGTTGGCGCTACCATCTGAAAATTGGCATCTGGGTTGGTGCCTTCATGGCGATTTCCGCGCTCAGTGGCGCCTTGCTACGTCCGCCACTCTTGATTGCGGTAGCTCCGTATTCCGTGTCACAAGAAAACCCTTGGCTGGCATTTTCCGAGCGTGGCAGCGGCTTTGGTGGCAAAATGCAGCGTGGTATCTACAGTTCGGCGAACAATTCGATTATCGTGGCGACAGAGGGGGGATTTTTTGAAGCCCCAGCGCACCTGAATGCTCCGTTCATTCCACTGCATATTCCCGTCATGGTTCACGGGATGGGTACAACCGTTTTGCGCGAAGTCGAAGATGGCGGCATTTTGATTGGTTCATTTTCCGGCCTCTTCCTGTGGCACCCCCAGCAAGACGCGGTATGGCGTCTGCCACGTCCGGGATTACAGGGAACAAATCCGTTCATGAGCAATGATTTGGTGAGCGGCATTGTGATGCTCGGCGCCTATCCATATTGGCGTATTGACTATCACGATGGCCTACTACCACTCCTGCCTGATCGCCCAGCGCATGCGGCAACGATGCCAGCAAGAGTCATCGAACAAAGTCCGATGTCGCTCTGGCACTACTTGTTTGAGTTTCACAATGGAAGAATTTTTGAAAAGTGGCTTGGCAACGGGTACATGCTCATCGTACCATTGGGTGGTTTATTGTTGATGATTCTGTGCCTCACGGGGATTTTTGACTGGTGCTACCGTAAGGTAAAGCGCAAATCCCATACCGTCACATAA